From the bacterium genome, the window CCTAACAAGTTTATGCGGGAAGGATGCTTACTCACTTTCGTTCAAATAGCGGTATATATCCTCCTTTGCTGGCACTTCTCCTCTCCAACCTGCGACCTCTTCATCCTCGTTATTGACGATTATTATCCCCGGAGTTGAGAAAACGCTATAAAAGGAAGCCTCCGTCAACCCGTCAAGGCTC encodes:
- a CDS encoding thioredoxin family protein; this translates as MKLKIFWQEGCPRCPAAKKLGKELEEEGVEVVYYDVKSLDGLTEASFYSVFSTPGIIIVNNEDEEVAGWRGEVPAKEDIYRYLNESE